The genomic segment GCTCATAATTGACTTCATTGCCTGCAAAACATTTATCCAGGTATTGTTTAATATTATTGTTAAACCGGTCTTCATGCCATATATCTGCTGCACTTCGGCCTATAATATCTTCCCGTTTTTTTTTATGAGCATCACAATAGGCTTTATTTACAGCCTTATAAATATAGTTCCTGTCAATCAGGCTCATAAAATCTTTGGATGCATTGGCAATAAATTCATATTTTTGCTCCATATCTTCCATTGTATTTTTCCCCTGTATATTTTTTTTATGCAGGCACAGGTTTTAAGAATTTCATACATATACACATTGATTAAAAAATAATTATCCTGTATATAAAAACAATAATCAGGGCTGCATAGAATCTTTTTATAATTTACACCAGCTCAATCTTAAGATTATTGCATATATCAAATACATATAATCGTCAAGCAGGGAAGGGGACAAAGCCTTTTCCTGCCAGGGTTGTTATCTGAACACTCTAAATAGTATTTCAGCTTATGAAAAAAATAAAACAAATCATTGAAAATCGTATAAAAGCAGACCCATACTTAGAGCCTTTTAAGTCTGCTCTTTATCAGCGTATTATAAATGCTGCAGAAACAGAAAAGATGCTGACTGGAGGTAAGATTAATCTTTGTGATTATTCTTCAGGTCATGAATACTTTGGGCTGCATTTTAGAGAAGATCAATGGTTTTTCAGGGAATGGGCTCCTAATGCAGTACAGATTTATTTTCTTGGAACAATGACAGACTGGAAGGAACTGCCCTCATTTGCCCTGAAACCCCTGGGCAAAGATGGTATCTGGGAAATTTGTTTTCCAGGGCATATGATAAAACATCAAGACCTTTACCGGCTTAGTATTCACTGGCCTGGAGGAAAAGGCGACCGGATTCCAGCCTATGCCAGGCGGGTTGTACAGGATCCTGATACCCTGATTTTTAATGCTCAGGTATGGAATCCTCCCCAGCCTTATGTCTGGGAGATTAATGACCCGATTCCAAAACCTGAGTATCCCCTTGTTTATGAAGCTCATGTAGGTATGGCCCAGGATGCTGAAAAGGTTGGAACCTATAATGAATTTAAGGAAAATATCCTGCCCAGGATTATTGATTCAGGTTATAACACTATTCAATTAATGGCAGTTCAGCACCATCCCTACTACGGGTCCTTTGGATACCATGTTTCCAGTTTTTTTGCAGCATCTTCAAGGTTTGGCACTCCTGATGAGCTTAAATCCCTGATTGATACAGCCCACAAATCCAATATCAGGGTTATTATGGATCTGGTACATTCCCATTGTGTATCCAATCAGGTTGAGGGATTAAGCTTGTTTGACGGTACATTAAACCAGTATTTCCATGACGGCCCCAGGGGATTTCATGAAGCATGGGATTCCCGATGTTTTGATTATGGCAAATATCAGGTAATTCACTTTCTCTTATCCAATTGTCGTTACTGGCTTGATGAATTTCATGTTGACGGGTTCCGTTTTGACGGCATTACAAGTATGCTCTACCTTCATCACGGTCTTGGAAAAGCTTTTATATCATATAATGATTATTTTGATCAGAGTGTTGATGATGATGCCCTGGTTTATCTTACACTGGCAAACAAACTAATCCATACCCTGCGGTCTGATGCTGTTACAATTGCCGAAGATGTCAGCGGAATGCCGGGGCTTGCTCTTCCAGTATCAGAAGGGGGGACAGGGTTTGATTTTCGTTTTGCAATGGGAGTGCCTGATTTCTGGATAAAGCTTATAAAGGAATATAAAGACGAGCAATGGCATATGGGAACCCTGTGGCATGAACTCACAAACCGGAGAAAAGATGAAAAGACCATAAGCTATGCAGAATCCCATGACCAGGCTCTTGTTGGAGATCAGACCATAATATTTCGTCTTATGAACAGGGAAATGTATGAGCATATGCATATACATGATCAAAATCTTGTCATAGACCGAGGTATGGCACTCCATAAAATGATACGTCTTATAACTCTTACAACAGCAGGTGCCGGATATTTAAATTTTATGGGCAATGAATTTGGACACCCTGAATGGATAGATTTTCCAAGACAGGGAAACAACTGGACATATAAATATGCAAAAAGGCAGTGGAATCTTGTTGATAACCCCGAGCTTAAATACAAATTCCTGGCTGAATTTGATAAGGATATGATTAACCTGGCAAACCGGTTTGAGATATTAAAGGGTTTTGAACCCGAACTTTTATACATACATGAAGATGATAAAATCATTGCCTATTCACGGGGAAAACTGGTTTATATTTTTAATTTTCACCCTGTTAAATCATTTACAGATTATAAATTTGATGTTTTGCAGGGAACATATAAGATGATTTTTAATACTGATAGATTAGAATACGGAGGACA from the Desulfonema limicola genome contains:
- a CDS encoding alpha amylase C-terminal domain-containing protein, with product MKKIKQIIENRIKADPYLEPFKSALYQRIINAAETEKMLTGGKINLCDYSSGHEYFGLHFREDQWFFREWAPNAVQIYFLGTMTDWKELPSFALKPLGKDGIWEICFPGHMIKHQDLYRLSIHWPGGKGDRIPAYARRVVQDPDTLIFNAQVWNPPQPYVWEINDPIPKPEYPLVYEAHVGMAQDAEKVGTYNEFKENILPRIIDSGYNTIQLMAVQHHPYYGSFGYHVSSFFAASSRFGTPDELKSLIDTAHKSNIRVIMDLVHSHCVSNQVEGLSLFDGTLNQYFHDGPRGFHEAWDSRCFDYGKYQVIHFLLSNCRYWLDEFHVDGFRFDGITSMLYLHHGLGKAFISYNDYFDQSVDDDALVYLTLANKLIHTLRSDAVTIAEDVSGMPGLALPVSEGGTGFDFRFAMGVPDFWIKLIKEYKDEQWHMGTLWHELTNRRKDEKTISYAESHDQALVGDQTIIFRLMNREMYEHMHIHDQNLVIDRGMALHKMIRLITLTTAGAGYLNFMGNEFGHPEWIDFPRQGNNWTYKYAKRQWNLVDNPELKYKFLAEFDKDMINLANRFEILKGFEPELLYIHEDDKIIAYSRGKLVYIFNFHPVKSFTDYKFDVLQGTYKMIFNTDRLEYGGHGRLKENQSHTISLYLPSRCAIVLHRI